One genomic segment of Arachis duranensis cultivar V14167 chromosome 4, aradu.V14167.gnm2.J7QH, whole genome shotgun sequence includes these proteins:
- the LOC107485788 gene encoding uncharacterized protein LOC107485788 isoform X2 translates to MQSEMGELYALDFDGILCDSCGESSLSALKAAKVRWPSLFHGVDSATQDWIVDQMHSVAEGLTVEGILENWSKLKPVIMEEWSENRETLIDLFGKVRDEWLEQDFATWIGANRFYPGVSDALKFASSRVYIVTTKQSRFADALLRELAGVTIPPEGIYGLGTGPKVKVLKQLQKRPEHQGLTLHFVEDRLATLKNVIKEPELDQWNLYLGNWGYNTQKEREEAAAIPRIQVLELSDFSKKLK, encoded by the exons ATGCAGAGTGAAATGGGGGAGCTTTATGCTTTGGACTTCGATGGAATCCTCTGTGATAGCTGCGGTGAGAGCTCTCTCTCTGCTCTCAAG GCTGCGAAAGTGAGATGGCCTTCTTTGTTTCATGGCGTGGATTCGGCCACTCAGGATTGGATTGTTGACCAGATGCATTCA GTTGCAGAGGGGCTCACGGTTGAGGGTATATTGGAAAATTGGTCCAAGTTGAAGCCTGTTATCATGGAAGAGTGGAGTGAGAATAGAGAAACTTTGATAGATCTTTTTGGAAAGGTTAGAGATGAATGGTTGGAGCAGGATTTTGCTACTTGGATCGGTGCAAATAG ATTCTATCCTGGTGTTTCTGATGCATTAAAATTTGCAAGCTCGAGAGTGTACATTGTCACCACGAAACAG AGCCGTTTTGCCGATGCTTTACTCCGAGAGCTTGCTGGGGTGACAATTCCACCTGAAGGAATATATGGTCTAGGAACTGG GCCTAAGGTGAAAGTGCTGAAGCAGCTTCAAAAGAGACCAGAGCACCAAGGACTCACACTTCA CTTTGTTGAGGATCGGCTTGCTACcttaaaaaatgtcatcaaAGAACCTGAGTTAGATCAATGGAATCTGTATTTAG GGAACTGGGGTTACAACACtcagaaagagagagaagaagctGCGGCTATCCCCAGAATTCAAGTTCTTGAGCTGTCGGACTTCAGTAAGAAGTTGAAATGA
- the LOC107485788 gene encoding uncharacterized protein LOC107485788 isoform X1 yields the protein MQSEMGELYALDFDGILCDSCGESSLSALKAAKVRWPSLFHGVDSATQDWIVDQMHSVRPVVETGYENVLLVRLLLETRIPSIRKSSVAEGLTVEGILENWSKLKPVIMEEWSENRETLIDLFGKVRDEWLEQDFATWIGANRFYPGVSDALKFASSRVYIVTTKQSRFADALLRELAGVTIPPEGIYGLGTGPKVKVLKQLQKRPEHQGLTLHFVEDRLATLKNVIKEPELDQWNLYLGNWGYNTQKEREEAAAIPRIQVLELSDFSKKLK from the exons ATGCAGAGTGAAATGGGGGAGCTTTATGCTTTGGACTTCGATGGAATCCTCTGTGATAGCTGCGGTGAGAGCTCTCTCTCTGCTCTCAAG GCTGCGAAAGTGAGATGGCCTTCTTTGTTTCATGGCGTGGATTCGGCCACTCAGGATTGGATTGTTGACCAGATGCATTCA GTCCGACCGGTCGTAGAAACTGGATATGAAAATGTTTTACTTGTGAGATTGTTGTTAGAGACCAGAATACCTTCCATCAGGAAGTCTTCA GTTGCAGAGGGGCTCACGGTTGAGGGTATATTGGAAAATTGGTCCAAGTTGAAGCCTGTTATCATGGAAGAGTGGAGTGAGAATAGAGAAACTTTGATAGATCTTTTTGGAAAGGTTAGAGATGAATGGTTGGAGCAGGATTTTGCTACTTGGATCGGTGCAAATAG ATTCTATCCTGGTGTTTCTGATGCATTAAAATTTGCAAGCTCGAGAGTGTACATTGTCACCACGAAACAG AGCCGTTTTGCCGATGCTTTACTCCGAGAGCTTGCTGGGGTGACAATTCCACCTGAAGGAATATATGGTCTAGGAACTGG GCCTAAGGTGAAAGTGCTGAAGCAGCTTCAAAAGAGACCAGAGCACCAAGGACTCACACTTCA CTTTGTTGAGGATCGGCTTGCTACcttaaaaaatgtcatcaaAGAACCTGAGTTAGATCAATGGAATCTGTATTTAG GGAACTGGGGTTACAACACtcagaaagagagagaagaagctGCGGCTATCCCCAGAATTCAAGTTCTTGAGCTGTCGGACTTCAGTAAGAAGTTGAAATGA
- the LOC107485788 gene encoding uncharacterized protein LOC107485788 isoform X3, with protein sequence MHSVRPVVETGYENVLLVRLLLETRIPSIRKSSVAEGLTVEGILENWSKLKPVIMEEWSENRETLIDLFGKVRDEWLEQDFATWIGANRFYPGVSDALKFASSRVYIVTTKQSRFADALLRELAGVTIPPEGIYGLGTGPKVKVLKQLQKRPEHQGLTLHFVEDRLATLKNVIKEPELDQWNLYLGNWGYNTQKEREEAAAIPRIQVLELSDFSKKLK encoded by the exons ATGCATTCA GTCCGACCGGTCGTAGAAACTGGATATGAAAATGTTTTACTTGTGAGATTGTTGTTAGAGACCAGAATACCTTCCATCAGGAAGTCTTCA GTTGCAGAGGGGCTCACGGTTGAGGGTATATTGGAAAATTGGTCCAAGTTGAAGCCTGTTATCATGGAAGAGTGGAGTGAGAATAGAGAAACTTTGATAGATCTTTTTGGAAAGGTTAGAGATGAATGGTTGGAGCAGGATTTTGCTACTTGGATCGGTGCAAATAG ATTCTATCCTGGTGTTTCTGATGCATTAAAATTTGCAAGCTCGAGAGTGTACATTGTCACCACGAAACAG AGCCGTTTTGCCGATGCTTTACTCCGAGAGCTTGCTGGGGTGACAATTCCACCTGAAGGAATATATGGTCTAGGAACTGG GCCTAAGGTGAAAGTGCTGAAGCAGCTTCAAAAGAGACCAGAGCACCAAGGACTCACACTTCA CTTTGTTGAGGATCGGCTTGCTACcttaaaaaatgtcatcaaAGAACCTGAGTTAGATCAATGGAATCTGTATTTAG GGAACTGGGGTTACAACACtcagaaagagagagaagaagctGCGGCTATCCCCAGAATTCAAGTTCTTGAGCTGTCGGACTTCAGTAAGAAGTTGAAATGA
- the LOC107485783 gene encoding origin of replication complex subunit 5, protein MNPEEAAQIPRRTTRSLASSSASTSNNASSAKVNSLEPLTINDLLVGGDPISLDELFSNFPGRSSQILEIVSLLGPLNTPMLPLFVYGGASTGKTSIILQLFRHLNRPLVYSSCRTSYNQRILFESILNQLHLHRKSSANGYSNAKRCERPSDFINFLREALTDAINNLKEKSAKLISGKTMAQGGIGNMIYLVFDNFQLVREWDKSSTLLPFLFNLYDLLKIPEVGLIFISNTSPDTFYSSNMGYVEPIPVYFPDYTDADIRKILSRNQADSKLYSSFLDVALRSFFRVTRQVDELSTAFKPLYEKYCEPLSDKRVFPNGDKDKDMKRKLFSHINPHITSSLNEIFKVSSHPSVEVENSKEANLKVNQRKLERREEIAKLDFHMSTSAKYLLISAFLASRNPATLDASLFDSKGGSHNRKRKRKPSEKVPERKESLEEELLMKGPGSFPLERLLAIFQCIVSVAEDSSDEDKQSGELMSDVLLQLSSLCNAKFIFKGRSCPIEGSVRYRSTVSEDLALKVARSLKFPLSSYLYKRT, encoded by the exons ATGAATCCAGAGGAAGCTGCACAAATTCCCAGAAGAACTACAAGGTCTTTAGCTTCATCTTCTGCGTCGACTTCTAATAATGCATCTTCTGCAAAAGTAAATAGCCTTGAACCTCTAACAATCAATGACCTTTTAGTTGGAGGAGACCCTATTAGCCTAGATGAATTGTTTTCTAATTTCCCTGGTAGAAGTAGCCAGATTCTCGAGATTGTAAGTCTTTTGGGGCCATTGAACACTCCAATGCTTCCTTTGTTTGTGTATGGTGGTGCTTCCACTGGAAAAACCAGTATCATTCTTCAATTATTCCGGCATCTCAACAGGCCTCTTGTTTATTCTAGCTGCAGGACTAGTTATAATCAGCGTATCTTGTTTGAATCTATTCTAAATCAGTTGCATCTCCATAGAAAAAGTTCTGCCAATGGCTATTCAAATGCAAAGCGCTGTGAGAGACCATcggattttattaattttcttagGGAAGCATTGACCGATGCCATAAACAATCTGAAGGAGAAGTCGGCGAAGTTGATATCAGGCAAGACAATGGCACAAGGGGGGATTGGAAACATGATCTACTTGGTATTTGACAATTTTCAGCTTGTTAGAGAGTGGGATAAGAGCTCTACTTTATTACCCTTTCTGTTTAATCTCTATGATCTGCTGAAGATTCCTGAGGTGGGTCTAATATTTATCAGCAATACTTCTCCAGATACCTTTTACTCTTCTAACATGGGTTATGTGGAGCCTATCCCTGTATACTTTCCGGATTACACAGATGCTGATATTCGCAAAATATTGTCGAGAAACCAAGCAGACTCGAAGCTGTATTCTTCATTCTTGGA TGTGGCTTTAAGGTCTTTCTTTAGGGTTACTAGGCAGGTTGATGAATTGTCCACTGCCTTCAAACCactatatgaaaaatattgtGAACCTTTAAGCGATAAAAGAGTCTTTCCTAATGGAGACAAAGACAAAGACATGAAGAGAAAGTTATTTAGTCATATCAATCCTCACATCACATCCTCTCTGAATGAGATATTTAAGGTTTCATCTCATCCTTCAGTTGAAGTTGAGAACTCCAAAGAGGCAAATCTGAAGGTGAATCAAAGGAAACTGGAGCGACGTGAAGAAATTGCCAAGCTAGATTTTCACATGTCGACTAGTGCAAAGTATCTTCTTATTTCAGCATTTCTTGCTTCCCGAAATCCAGCTACTCTTGATGCTTCACTTTTTGATTCCAAAGGAGGTTCTCATAATCGAAAGCGAAAGAGGAA ACCCTCTGAGAAGGTGCCTGAAAGAAAGGAAAGTTTAGAAGAGGAGTTACTAATGAAAGGACCTGGAAGTTTCCCACTGGAGAGGTTGTTAGCCATCTTTCAGTGTATTGTATCGGTCGCAGAAGATTCGTCGGATGAGGACAAACAAAGCGGCGAGCTGATGTCTGATGTTCTGTTGCAGCTATCCAGTCTCTGCAAtgctaaatttatatttaaaggAAGAAGCTGTCCAATTGAAGGCTCAGTTCGGTATCGGTCAACTGTATCAGAAGACTTGGCTTTGAAG GTTGCAAGGAGCCTCAAGTTCCCTTTATcaagttatttgtataaaaGAACCTAG